From Paraburkholderia sabiae, a single genomic window includes:
- the queD gene encoding 6-carboxytetrahydropterin synthase QueD: MTITRKLEFDAGHRIPDHRSQCRNLHGHRYVLEITLQGDLVETEGAPDRGMVMDFADVKALANQHLVDKWDHAFLVYEGDTQVRGFLETMAGHKTVVIDRIPTVENLAAVAFDILANVYDAHYGVNLRLHKVRLYETPNCWADVVRD, encoded by the coding sequence CTGACGATTACACGAAAACTCGAATTCGACGCGGGTCACCGCATTCCCGATCACCGCAGCCAGTGCCGTAATCTGCACGGCCATCGCTACGTGCTCGAAATCACGCTGCAAGGCGATCTCGTCGAAACGGAAGGCGCGCCGGATCGCGGCATGGTGATGGATTTCGCCGACGTGAAAGCGCTCGCGAACCAGCATCTCGTCGACAAGTGGGATCACGCGTTTCTCGTCTACGAAGGCGATACGCAGGTGCGCGGTTTTCTCGAAACGATGGCCGGTCACAAGACGGTCGTGATCGACCGCATTCCGACTGTCGAAAATCTCGCGGCTGTCGCGTTCGACATTCTCGCGAACGTCTACGACGCGCACTATGGCGTGAATCTGCGGCTGCACAAGGTGCGTCTGTATGAGACGCCGAATTGCTGGGCCGACGTCGTCCGCGACTAA
- the mreD gene encoding rod shape-determining protein MreD, which yields MNRPQYILQPVNPYFIAFSLAAAFVLNMMPWGRLIGVPDFVALVLLFWNVHQPRKVGMGIAFILGLLMDVHNASLLGEHALAYTLLSYGAITIHRRVLWMSIGVQVFAVMPLLVVAQLVPFVIRLLTGAAFPGWGYLIDGFVEAALWPIASILLLMPQRRPADPDDTRPI from the coding sequence ATGAATCGCCCGCAGTACATCCTGCAGCCAGTCAATCCGTATTTCATCGCGTTCAGTCTGGCCGCCGCATTCGTGCTGAACATGATGCCGTGGGGCCGTCTGATCGGCGTGCCGGATTTCGTCGCGCTCGTGCTGCTGTTCTGGAACGTTCATCAGCCGCGCAAGGTCGGAATGGGCATCGCGTTCATCCTCGGCCTGCTGATGGACGTGCACAACGCCAGCCTGCTCGGCGAACACGCGCTCGCGTACACGCTGCTCTCGTACGGCGCGATCACGATTCACCGTCGCGTGCTGTGGATGTCGATTGGCGTGCAGGTTTTCGCCGTCATGCCATTGCTCGTCGTCGCGCAACTCGTGCCCTTCGTGATCCGTCTGCTGACGGGCGCGGCGTTTCCGGGCTGGGGTTATCTGATCGACGGTTTCGTCGAAGCTGCGTTGTGGCCCATCGCGAGCATTCTGCTTTTGATGCCGCAGCGCCGTCCGGCCGATCCGGACGATACGCGGCCCATCTGA
- the esaR gene encoding response regulator transcription factor EsaR, protein MATILVVDDEMGIRELLSEILSDEGHVVEVAENAQEARDYRQRQAPDLVLLDIWMPDTDGVTLLKEWAAQGTLTMPVIMMSGHATIDTAVEATKIGALNFLEKPIALQKLLKAVEQGLARGSAAPAAGGMAAKPAMTANASAVASAAALPMMSSDSLSGGMLSAQTASISFDIPLRDARDAFERAYFEYHLARENGSMTRVAEKTGLERTHLYRKLKQLGVDLGKNKGE, encoded by the coding sequence ATGGCAACCATCCTGGTGGTAGATGATGAAATGGGCATCCGGGAATTGCTCTCGGAGATCCTGAGCGACGAAGGGCATGTCGTGGAGGTCGCGGAGAACGCGCAGGAGGCGCGCGACTACCGGCAACGCCAGGCACCCGATCTGGTGCTGCTCGACATCTGGATGCCCGATACCGACGGCGTGACCTTGCTCAAAGAGTGGGCCGCGCAAGGCACGTTGACGATGCCCGTCATCATGATGTCGGGCCACGCGACGATCGACACAGCCGTCGAGGCGACGAAGATCGGTGCGCTGAACTTCCTGGAAAAACCGATCGCGCTTCAGAAGCTGCTGAAGGCAGTCGAGCAGGGACTCGCGCGTGGCAGCGCGGCGCCCGCTGCGGGCGGCATGGCGGCGAAGCCTGCGATGACGGCGAACGCTTCGGCGGTTGCGTCGGCGGCGGCACTGCCGATGATGTCGTCGGATAGTTTGAGCGGCGGCATGTTGTCCGCGCAGACGGCGTCGATTTCGTTCGACATTCCGTTGCGCGATGCGCGCGACGCGTTCGAGCGCGCCTACTTCGAGTATCATCTCGCGCGCGAGAACGGCAGCATGACGCGCGTCGCGGAAAAGACGGGGCTCGAACGGACGCATTTGTATCGCAAGCTCAAGCAGCTCGGCGTCGATCTCGGCAAGAACAAGGGCGAGTGA
- the queE gene encoding 7-carboxy-7-deazaguanine synthase translates to MTYAVKEIFYTLQGEGANAGRPAVFCRFAGCNLWSGREEDRAEAVCKFCDTDFVGTDGENGGKFRTPEELAAMIASLWPEGEGQRFVVCTGGEPMLQIDQPLVDALHAQGFEIAIETNGSLPVLDTIDWICVSPKADAPLVQTKGNELKVVVPQDNQRLADYAKLEFDYFLVQPMDGPSRDINTKLAIDWCKRHPQWRMSMQTHKYLNIP, encoded by the coding sequence ATGACGTACGCGGTCAAGGAAATCTTCTACACGTTGCAGGGCGAGGGCGCGAACGCCGGCCGCCCGGCCGTGTTTTGCCGGTTCGCCGGATGCAACCTGTGGTCGGGCCGCGAAGAAGATCGCGCGGAAGCCGTGTGCAAGTTCTGCGATACCGACTTCGTGGGGACGGACGGCGAGAACGGCGGCAAATTCCGCACGCCCGAAGAACTCGCGGCGATGATCGCGTCGCTGTGGCCGGAAGGCGAGGGCCAGCGCTTCGTCGTGTGTACGGGCGGTGAGCCGATGCTGCAGATCGATCAGCCGCTGGTCGACGCGCTGCATGCGCAAGGCTTCGAAATTGCTATCGAGACGAACGGCTCGCTCCCCGTGCTCGACACGATCGACTGGATCTGCGTGAGCCCGAAGGCCGACGCGCCGCTGGTGCAGACCAAAGGCAACGAACTGAAAGTGGTCGTGCCGCAAGACAATCAACGTCTCGCCGACTACGCGAAGCTCGAGTTCGACTATTTCCTCGTCCAGCCGATGGACGGTCCGTCGCGGGACATCAACACGAAGCTCGCGATCGACTGGTGCAAGCGCCATCCGCAATGGCGTATGTCGATGCAGACTCACAAGTACCTGAACATTCCCTGA
- the mrdA gene encoding penicillin-binding protein 2 — protein sequence MTEFKDTQQQLTKFRLRVAAAGLFVFVCFGLIAFRFLFLQVWHYSKYSLQANENRISVAPIVPNRGIITDRNGVVLAKNYSAYTLEITPSKLNDTLDNVIDNLATVISIDARDRRRFRKLQEDSKNFESLPIRTRLTDDEVARFTAQRFRFPGVEVRARLFRQYPLGPTAAHVIGYIGRISQRDQDKIDDASDQNDSDPEHYDPRLDANNYKGTDYIGKIGVEQSYETELHGLTGFEEVEVTAGGRPVRTLSRTQATPGNNLVLSIDIGLQQVAEQAFAGRRGALVAIEPTTGDVLAFVSAPSFDPNSFVDGIDQQTWDELNNSPDHPLLNRPLHGTYPPGSTYKPFMALAALTLHKRTPQWGFQDPGSYTFGGHTFRNDVPQGQGWIDMNRAIMVSNDTYFYMLAHDLGVNAIANFMKPWGFGQITGIDIAGEARGILPSTDWKRKAYRKPEQQKWYEGETISLGIGQGYNSYTILQLAHATATLANNGVLMKPHLVKEIENPITRALRATVPKDDGRVDVKQSDIDVVKRGMENVTMNPSGTAYQVFRNATYLSAGKTGTAQVFSLQGQKYHGHALAEHLRDHALFIAFAPADNPKIAIALIVENGGWGAQAAGPIARRVLDYYLVDKTKPGVEAAAVTAAASATEESSAPVIGSAPAAPSGEVQPVSVAAGFTALPLPAGASTPRAAAASDASGAAAAGAASGAASASAPAAASAVAPRAASSAKSAKAPRAASATAAPSSDATAAAPVKASDARKSPRKPRPASESRPVAAAPSRNEESQAAPRGPVSGGIDE from the coding sequence ATGACCGAATTCAAGGACACCCAGCAGCAGCTCACGAAATTCCGCCTGCGCGTCGCGGCGGCGGGGCTGTTCGTGTTCGTCTGCTTCGGGCTGATCGCGTTCCGCTTCCTGTTCCTGCAGGTCTGGCACTACAGCAAGTACTCGCTGCAGGCGAATGAAAACCGCATCTCAGTCGCGCCGATCGTACCGAATCGCGGCATCATCACCGATCGCAACGGCGTCGTGCTCGCCAAGAACTACTCGGCGTACACGCTCGAAATCACGCCATCGAAGCTCAACGACACGCTCGACAACGTGATCGACAATCTCGCGACCGTCATCAGTATCGACGCTCGCGACCGCCGCCGCTTCCGCAAGCTGCAGGAAGACTCGAAGAACTTCGAGAGCCTGCCGATCCGCACCCGCCTCACCGACGACGAAGTCGCGCGCTTCACTGCGCAGCGTTTCCGCTTTCCGGGCGTCGAAGTGCGCGCGCGTCTGTTCCGCCAATATCCGCTCGGGCCGACGGCCGCGCACGTGATCGGCTATATCGGCCGCATTTCGCAGCGCGATCAGGACAAGATCGACGACGCCAGCGATCAGAACGACAGCGATCCCGAGCACTACGATCCGCGTCTCGATGCGAACAACTACAAGGGCACCGATTACATCGGCAAGATCGGCGTCGAGCAGAGCTACGAGACGGAGCTGCACGGCCTGACAGGTTTCGAGGAAGTCGAAGTGACGGCGGGCGGCCGGCCCGTGCGCACGCTGTCACGCACGCAGGCGACGCCGGGCAACAACCTCGTGCTGTCGATCGATATCGGCTTGCAGCAGGTCGCCGAGCAGGCATTCGCGGGCCGACGCGGCGCACTTGTCGCGATCGAGCCGACGACGGGCGATGTGCTCGCGTTCGTGTCCGCGCCGAGCTTCGATCCGAATTCGTTCGTCGACGGCATCGATCAGCAGACCTGGGACGAACTCAACAATTCGCCCGATCACCCGCTGCTGAACCGTCCGCTGCACGGCACGTATCCGCCTGGCTCGACGTACAAACCGTTCATGGCACTCGCCGCGCTGACGCTGCACAAGCGCACGCCGCAATGGGGCTTCCAGGATCCGGGCTCGTACACGTTCGGCGGCCACACGTTCCGCAACGACGTGCCGCAGGGTCAGGGCTGGATCGACATGAACCGCGCGATCATGGTGTCGAACGACACGTATTTCTACATGCTCGCGCACGATCTCGGCGTGAACGCGATCGCGAATTTCATGAAGCCGTGGGGCTTCGGGCAGATCACGGGGATCGATATCGCGGGCGAAGCACGCGGCATCCTGCCGTCGACGGACTGGAAGCGCAAGGCATATCGCAAGCCCGAACAGCAGAAGTGGTACGAAGGCGAGACGATCAGTCTCGGCATCGGTCAGGGCTACAACTCGTACACCATTCTGCAACTCGCGCACGCGACGGCCACGCTCGCCAACAACGGCGTGCTGATGAAGCCTCACCTCGTGAAGGAAATCGAGAATCCGATCACGCGCGCGCTGCGCGCCACGGTGCCGAAGGACGATGGCCGCGTCGACGTGAAGCAGTCCGACATCGACGTCGTGAAACGCGGCATGGAAAACGTGACGATGAATCCGTCGGGCACCGCGTATCAGGTGTTCCGCAACGCGACGTATCTGTCGGCGGGCAAGACGGGCACGGCGCAGGTTTTCTCACTGCAAGGCCAGAAGTACCACGGGCATGCGCTCGCCGAACATCTGCGCGACCACGCGCTCTTCATCGCGTTCGCGCCCGCCGACAATCCGAAGATCGCGATTGCGCTGATCGTCGAAAACGGCGGCTGGGGTGCGCAGGCGGCAGGCCCGATCGCGCGACGTGTGCTCGACTATTACCTCGTCGACAAGACGAAGCCCGGCGTCGAAGCGGCCGCTGTGACGGCGGCTGCGTCGGCGACGGAGGAAAGCTCGGCGCCTGTGATCGGCAGCGCGCCGGCCGCGCCCAGCGGTGAGGTGCAGCCGGTTTCCGTTGCGGCTGGCTTCACGGCGCTGCCGCTGCCGGCAGGCGCATCGACACCGCGCGCTGCGGCGGCATCGGATGCATCCGGTGCGGCGGCGGCTGGCGCAGCCTCTGGAGCCGCATCGGCTTCGGCGCCTGCTGCAGCATCGGCGGTTGCGCCTCGCGCCGCTTCGAGCGCGAAGTCTGCGAAGGCGCCGCGCGCTGCGTCAGCGACGGCCGCGCCGTCATCGGATGCAACCGCCGCCGCGCCCGTGAAGGCGTCCGACGCCCGCAAGTCCCCACGCAAACCCCGTCCGGCCAGCGAATCGCGGCCGGTCGCCGCCGCGCCGTCGCGCAACGAGGAATCGCAGGCCGCGCCGCGCGGCCCCGTTTCCGGCGGCATCGACGAGTAA
- a CDS encoding sensor histidine kinase — MLNKVRRATSAGNLVVRLLVSTVAVTAVLLLVLLAAASANTEFFDRYYGWLYAANVAVALIFMLIVAVLVVIIVTRLRKGKFGTRLLAKLAFFFALVGVVPGGIIYIVSYQFVSRSIESWFDVNVETALTSGLNLGRGMLDASLSDLQTKGRLMAEQLASADSAGTTLTLLRLRDQFGVQDATIVEPSRSISGATPDMHVVAQATSNYASLVPSDLPTPIMIEQARGRGFASIEGEVDGDPKAHGAKGALRLRVVTRIPDANASQLQPTERFLQLTQPVSQSLARNADAVQRAYREYQEKAIGRTGLRKMYIGTLTLALFLATFIAMMLALALGNQLARPLFLLAQGTKEVTEGDYTPKREIKSRDELGFLTQSFNAMTRQLSEARLAVEANRIALEHSKSYLESILANLTAGVFVFDRQFRLTTANRGAERIFRQPFASLLGSSLDRIGVLSEFGAMVRKAFADLEAAGGNDQGDTGHWQQQMALQVPGEVDPLTLLARGARLVSAAGNDSDDEETSGYVVVFDDISDVISAQRSIAWGEVARRLAHEIKNPLTPIQLSAERLQMKLADKLMPSDAEVLKRGATTIVNQVAAMKQMVDDFRDYARTPPAVLANLQLNELVSEVLTLYGIEEGKSPIVVEMADLPVIRGDATQLRQVIHNLLQNAQDAVSDVQHPRVLLETRTVEYGDPDADGKVSVAVRLTVSDNGPGFPARILTRAFEPYVTTKAKGTGLGLAMVKKIVDEHGARIDIRNRLKAGDVIEGAQISILFLQLADNKAAAPGSGPQAAHGGSASQGKTKATVQTRAA, encoded by the coding sequence GTGCTAAATAAAGTACGCCGCGCCACCAGTGCCGGCAACCTCGTCGTCAGACTGCTCGTATCGACAGTAGCGGTGACGGCTGTCCTGCTGCTCGTGCTGCTCGCAGCCGCGAGCGCGAACACCGAATTCTTCGACCGCTACTATGGCTGGCTCTACGCCGCCAACGTCGCCGTCGCGCTGATCTTCATGCTGATCGTTGCGGTGCTGGTGGTGATCATCGTCACGCGATTGCGCAAGGGCAAGTTCGGCACGCGGCTTTTAGCGAAGCTCGCGTTCTTCTTCGCGCTCGTCGGCGTGGTGCCGGGCGGGATCATCTACATCGTGTCGTATCAGTTCGTGTCGCGCAGTATCGAGTCGTGGTTCGATGTGAACGTCGAAACTGCGCTCACGTCTGGGCTGAATCTCGGACGCGGGATGCTCGATGCGTCGCTGTCCGATCTGCAGACCAAGGGCCGCCTGATGGCCGAGCAGCTCGCGAGCGCCGATTCCGCCGGCACGACGCTCACGCTCTTGCGTCTGCGCGACCAGTTCGGCGTGCAGGACGCGACGATCGTCGAGCCGTCGCGCAGCATTTCGGGCGCGACGCCGGACATGCACGTCGTCGCACAGGCGACCAGTAACTACGCATCGCTCGTGCCCAGCGATCTGCCCACGCCGATCATGATCGAGCAGGCGCGCGGACGCGGTTTCGCGTCGATCGAAGGCGAGGTGGACGGCGATCCGAAAGCGCATGGCGCAAAGGGCGCGTTGCGGCTGCGCGTGGTGACGCGCATTCCCGATGCCAACGCGTCGCAGCTGCAACCGACCGAACGCTTCCTGCAACTCACGCAGCCCGTGTCGCAATCGCTCGCGCGTAACGCGGATGCCGTGCAGCGCGCGTATCGCGAGTATCAGGAGAAGGCGATCGGGCGCACGGGTTTGCGCAAGATGTACATCGGCACACTGACGCTCGCGCTGTTCCTCGCCACCTTCATCGCGATGATGCTCGCGCTCGCGCTCGGCAATCAGCTCGCGCGGCCGCTGTTCCTGCTCGCGCAGGGCACGAAGGAAGTGACGGAAGGCGACTACACGCCGAAGCGCGAAATCAAGTCGCGTGACGAACTCGGCTTCCTCACGCAGTCGTTCAATGCGATGACGCGGCAGTTGTCGGAAGCGCGGCTCGCGGTCGAAGCGAACCGCATCGCACTCGAGCATTCGAAGTCGTACCTCGAAAGCATTCTGGCGAATCTGACAGCGGGCGTGTTCGTGTTCGACCGGCAATTCCGTCTCACCACCGCGAATCGCGGCGCGGAGCGCATCTTCCGTCAGCCGTTCGCGTCGCTGCTGGGGTCGTCGCTGGATCGCATCGGCGTGTTGAGCGAATTCGGCGCGATGGTGCGCAAGGCCTTCGCGGATCTCGAAGCGGCAGGTGGCAACGATCAGGGTGACACAGGGCACTGGCAGCAGCAGATGGCGCTGCAGGTGCCGGGCGAAGTCGATCCGCTGACGCTGCTCGCGCGCGGCGCGCGGCTCGTGTCGGCGGCGGGCAACGATAGCGACGACGAAGAGACGTCGGGTTACGTTGTCGTGTTCGACGATATTTCCGACGTGATCTCCGCGCAGCGTTCCATTGCATGGGGCGAAGTCGCGCGGCGTCTCGCGCACGAGATCAAGAATCCGCTCACGCCGATCCAGCTTTCCGCCGAGCGTCTTCAGATGAAGCTCGCTGACAAGCTGATGCCGTCGGATGCCGAAGTGTTGAAACGCGGTGCCACTACAATCGTGAATCAGGTCGCGGCGATGAAGCAGATGGTCGACGATTTCCGCGACTATGCGCGGACGCCGCCGGCGGTGCTCGCGAATCTGCAACTGAACGAACTCGTTAGCGAAGTGCTGACGCTGTATGGAATCGAAGAAGGCAAGAGCCCGATTGTCGTCGAAATGGCGGACTTGCCCGTTATACGCGGTGACGCGACGCAATTGCGTCAGGTGATCCATAACCTGCTGCAGAACGCACAGGATGCTGTGTCAGATGTCCAGCATCCGCGTGTGTTGCTCGAAACGAGGACAGTAGAATATGGCGATCCCGACGCAGATGGCAAAGTGAGCGTCGCGGTGCGATTGACCGTGTCGGATAACGGTCCGGGCTTCCCCGCGCGCATCCTCACGCGTGCGTTCGAACCTTACGTGACGACCAAGGCCAAAGGTACAGGTCTTGGACTCGCCATGGTCAAGAAGATCGTCGATGAACATGGCGCACGAATCGACATACGCAATCGTCTGAAAGCGGGCGATGTGATCGAAGGTGCGCAGATTTCGATCCTCTTCCTTCAACTTGCAGACAACAAGGCTGCGGCGCCTGGAAGCGGGCCGCAGGCGGCGCATGGCGGTAGCGCGTCGCAGGGAAAGACAAAAGCAACAGTGCAGACAAGGGCAGCTTAA
- a CDS encoding HpcH/HpaI aldolase family protein, with protein MSTFTNPLKLRLKDPDPLFGLWLSLGSDSAAEALAHAGFDWLLIDMEHAPNDSVDVTGQLRAIAAAHLPTEPVVRLPAVEPWLVKRVLDAGARTLMFPNIETAEEAAYAVRLTQYATAEAPDGLRGVAGAVRAAAYGMRRDYLQNANAQIANIVQIESQRALANLEQIVATPGIDCLFVGPADLAASLGHLGDSKHPEVQEAMKHIQDVAHRARVATGIFAMDVASARQYRSEGFRFIALAADVMWLLRTTRQALQEVRS; from the coding sequence ATGAGCACGTTCACGAATCCACTCAAACTGCGTCTCAAGGATCCGGATCCGCTGTTCGGTCTGTGGCTTTCGCTCGGCAGCGATAGCGCGGCCGAAGCGCTCGCGCATGCCGGCTTCGACTGGCTGTTGATCGACATGGAGCACGCGCCGAACGACAGCGTCGATGTCACGGGGCAGTTGCGCGCGATTGCTGCGGCGCATCTGCCGACAGAGCCCGTCGTGCGTCTGCCTGCCGTCGAGCCGTGGCTCGTCAAGCGAGTGCTCGATGCAGGCGCACGCACGCTGATGTTCCCGAACATCGAAACGGCCGAGGAAGCGGCCTATGCCGTTCGCCTGACTCAATACGCGACAGCCGAGGCGCCGGACGGTCTGCGCGGCGTTGCTGGCGCAGTACGTGCTGCCGCTTATGGCATGCGGCGCGACTATCTGCAGAACGCCAACGCGCAGATCGCGAATATCGTGCAGATCGAATCGCAACGCGCACTCGCGAATCTGGAACAGATCGTGGCGACGCCGGGCATCGACTGCCTGTTCGTGGGACCGGCAGACCTGGCGGCAAGCCTCGGACATCTCGGCGATTCGAAGCATCCCGAGGTTCAGGAGGCGATGAAGCATATTCAGGATGTGGCGCATCGCGCGCGCGTCGCGACGGGCATCTTCGCGATGGACGTGGCGAGTGCGCGGCAATACCGGTCGGAGGGCTTCCGCTTCATCGCGCTGGCCGCCGACGTGATGTGGCTGTTGCGCACCACGCGACAGGCACTGCAGGAGGTTCGGTCATGA
- the rodA gene encoding rod shape-determining protein RodA has translation MQIDKRAWLERIKKMFAGFDRPLALIVFLLLCVGIVTLYSASLDVPGRVEDQLRNIILTFLLMWVLANIPPTTLMRFAVPLYTVGIALLVAVAAFGLTRKGAKRWINVGVVIQPSEILKIATPLMLAWYYQRREGNIRWWDYIVGFAILAVPVGLIAKQPDLGTAVLVFASGLFVIYFAGLSFKLIVPVLVAGVIAVGAIATFQDKICQPEVQWPLMHDYQKHRICTLLDPTSDPLGKGFHTIQAVIAIGSGGPLGKGWLKGTQAHLEFIPEKHTDFIFAVFSEEFGLAGGLVLLTLYMALIARGLYIAANGATLFGRLLAGSLTMAFFTYAFVNIGMVSGILPVVGVPLPFMSYGGTALTTLGFAIGLIMSVARQKRLMQS, from the coding sequence ATGCAAATCGACAAGCGCGCCTGGCTCGAACGCATCAAGAAAATGTTTGCGGGCTTCGATCGCCCTCTCGCGCTGATCGTGTTTCTGCTGCTGTGCGTCGGCATCGTCACGCTCTATAGCGCGAGCCTTGACGTGCCTGGCCGCGTCGAAGACCAGCTGCGCAACATCATCCTGACGTTCCTGCTGATGTGGGTGCTGGCCAATATTCCGCCGACCACGCTGATGCGCTTCGCCGTCCCGCTCTATACGGTCGGCATAGCGTTACTGGTGGCCGTCGCGGCCTTCGGCCTGACGCGCAAGGGCGCGAAGCGATGGATCAACGTCGGCGTAGTGATTCAGCCTTCCGAAATCCTGAAGATCGCTACACCGTTGATGCTCGCGTGGTACTACCAGCGTCGCGAGGGCAATATTCGCTGGTGGGATTACATCGTCGGTTTCGCGATTCTCGCCGTACCTGTCGGCCTCATTGCGAAGCAACCCGACCTCGGCACGGCTGTGCTCGTGTTCGCGTCGGGGCTCTTCGTCATCTATTTCGCGGGCTTGAGCTTCAAGCTGATCGTCCCCGTGCTGGTGGCGGGCGTGATTGCCGTCGGCGCGATCGCGACGTTCCAGGACAAGATCTGTCAGCCCGAAGTGCAGTGGCCGCTGATGCACGATTACCAGAAGCACCGCATCTGCACGCTGCTCGATCCGACATCCGATCCGCTCGGCAAAGGCTTCCACACCATTCAGGCCGTGATCGCGATCGGCTCGGGCGGCCCGCTCGGCAAGGGCTGGTTGAAGGGCACGCAGGCGCACCTCGAATTCATCCCTGAAAAGCACACCGACTTCATCTTCGCGGTGTTCTCCGAGGAGTTCGGTCTCGCGGGCGGTCTTGTCCTGCTGACGCTCTACATGGCGTTGATTGCGCGCGGCCTCTACATCGCGGCGAACGGCGCGACGCTATTCGGCCGATTACTGGCCGGTTCGCTGACGATGGCGTTCTTCACCTATGCGTTCGTGAACATCGGCATGGTGAGCGGGATTCTTCCTGTGGTCGGCGTGCCTTTGCCGTTCATGAGTTACGGCGGCACTGCGCTGACAACGCTCGGTTTCGCGATCGGCCTGATCATGAGCGTCGCGCGACAGAAGCGACTGATGCAGAGTTGA
- a CDS encoding tetratricopeptide repeat protein encodes MKLLSLRATRIAIRAVVLAALTAGAVAHAQSKTPPASDMETQTAVADYNAGNFTSALAEFRKAAQRGSRLAEFNYAMMLLNGEGGPANVEEGKKWLRKAADANMSHAQYVYGKMYDDGEFVARDPVEAHQWFLKAAQQGHIQAELALANQFLDGRGTARDNQQAFVWYKKAAEGGDMTAQYVTGSFYERGGDGVPQNLNVARAYYAAAAAQGDPAARLKYQQLSTQLRESHEAKPQ; translated from the coding sequence ATGAAGCTGTTGTCGTTGCGCGCGACGCGCATAGCAATTCGCGCTGTCGTGCTGGCCGCGCTGACGGCGGGCGCAGTGGCACATGCGCAAAGCAAGACACCGCCGGCGTCGGATATGGAAACGCAGACGGCCGTCGCCGATTACAACGCGGGCAACTTCACGTCGGCGCTCGCCGAGTTTCGCAAGGCGGCGCAACGCGGCAGCCGTCTCGCCGAGTTCAATTACGCGATGATGCTGCTCAACGGCGAGGGCGGTCCGGCGAATGTCGAAGAAGGCAAGAAGTGGCTGCGCAAGGCCGCGGACGCCAACATGTCGCACGCGCAGTACGTGTACGGCAAGATGTACGACGATGGCGAATTCGTTGCGCGCGATCCTGTCGAGGCGCATCAATGGTTCTTGAAGGCTGCGCAGCAAGGGCACATTCAGGCCGAGCTGGCGCTGGCGAATCAGTTTCTCGATGGACGCGGCACCGCGCGCGACAACCAGCAGGCGTTCGTCTGGTACAAGAAAGCGGCTGAAGGCGGCGACATGACCGCGCAGTACGTGACGGGCTCGTTCTATGAGCGCGGCGGCGATGGTGTGCCGCAGAACCTGAATGTCGCGCGCGCGTATTACGCGGCCGCCGCTGCACAAGGCGACCCGGCGGCGCGCCTCAAGTATCAGCAGCTCAGCACGCAGCTGCGCGAATCGCACGAAGCGAAGCCGCAATGA
- the queC gene encoding 7-cyano-7-deazaguanine synthase QueC gives MNRKDAKRSALVLFSGGQDSATCLAWALDRYETVETLGFDYGQRHRVELECREGFRSAVAHTFPEWGERLGDDHMIDLSVLGSISDTAMTREIEIHAASNGLPNTFVPGRNLMFMTIAAAIAYRRGLRVLVGGMCETDFSGYPDCRDDTMKALQVALNLGMDSRFVLETPLMWIDKADTWRLAHELGGDELVELIRVETHTCYLGERAELHAWGFGCGECPACRLRKRGYEAYLSGEQVTEPA, from the coding sequence GTGAACCGCAAAGACGCCAAGCGTAGCGCCCTGGTGCTGTTTTCCGGTGGCCAGGATTCGGCCACATGTCTCGCCTGGGCGCTGGATCGATATGAAACGGTCGAAACCCTGGGTTTCGACTATGGCCAGCGGCATCGCGTCGAGCTCGAATGCCGCGAAGGTTTCCGCAGCGCGGTGGCGCACACGTTCCCCGAGTGGGGCGAGCGGCTCGGCGACGATCACATGATCGATCTGTCCGTGCTTGGCTCGATCAGCGATACCGCGATGACGCGCGAAATCGAGATTCACGCGGCGTCGAACGGCCTGCCGAACACATTCGTGCCCGGCCGCAATCTGATGTTCATGACGATTGCGGCGGCGATTGCATATCGACGCGGGCTGCGCGTGCTGGTTGGCGGCATGTGCGAGACGGATTTCTCCGGCTACCCGGATTGCCGCGACGACACGATGAAGGCGCTGCAAGTCGCGCTGAATCTCGGCATGGACAGCCGCTTCGTGCTCGAAACGCCGCTGATGTGGATCGACAAGGCCGATACGTGGCGCCTCGCGCATGAGCTGGGCGGCGACGAACTGGTCGAACTGATTCGCGTCGAGACGCACACGTGCTATCTCGGCGAGCGGGCGGAACTGCATGCGTGGGGCTTCGGTTGCGGCGAGTGTCCTGCATGCCGCTTGCGCAAACGTGGTTACGAAGCGTATCTGAGCGGCGAGCAGGTCACGGAACCGGCCTGA